The Sulfitobacter donghicola DSW-25 = KCTC 12864 = JCM 14565 nucleotide sequence AAAATTTCGTTATATCGGGAACCGACCGCGTTCGCACGATCAGGAACCAAAGTTCGTTATTTCAGGAACCAGAAATTGCCCAAATAGATTCGTTACTTTCGGAACCAAAGTTCGTTACTTTCGGAACCAAAGTTCGTTACTTTCGGAACCGTGTGGATAACTTTCCCTATATATACCAATACGTAGCGGGTGATTTTTGAGCTGGTAACTCACTACGTTAGTTAACTTAGTTAACACTAGGCTTCGGGCTTGCCCTTCGCCTAAAAGGCATCCGCCTTTGGCGGATACTCAAGCCGCTATATGCGCCTCACGGCGCACGCGGCTATTGTTCGCTTCACTCACCAAAGGGAAAAGGCGACGTGCCTAGAACCCTTGCACCTGTTTCGCTGAGTTGATCCCTGATCCATGCCAGAACATCCATCAAGGGCAAGCAGGCTTCGCCTGTGCTACGCACCCTTGATGGACAACCTGTCACGGCTCTTTTCGGGATCAGCGAACAGGCTCCGAAGGGAAAGGCACTTAACCAAAGCATTCCCACATCCCGACAGGTAGGAATATCTTCTTATGGACAAAATGGACATTTTAGCCATACAATAGATGCAACGAAAGGAGACTGCCATGACACGTGTCACAGCAACAGAATTTAAAAACAACATTGGCGCATTCAGCGATGCTGCAATGCAAGAACCAGTTATCATCACAAGCCATCAGCGTGATCGTCTAGTCTTGCTATCAGCGGATGAATATCAACGCCTGACGGGAACACCAGAAGGCGTTTCAGATGATCGAAAGCGCCTCATTCGTGAACGCGCAGAATACCACCGCAACACTATCGTTGAGCTTGCCAACCGATGAGTGAGCCAAGCTGGCTGACGCAGGATGATGTTGAAGCGATCCACGAACAGATGATCGAAATAGGCGGGGGGGCGCATGGTTTGCGTGACCCCGCCCTTTTGGAATCTGCACTTGCCCGCCCTCAAAACCTTCATGCCTACGGTGAAAACGATACCTTTCAACTCGCGGCCAGCTATGCCGAGGGTATTTCCCGCAACCATCCTTTTGTGGATGGAAACAAGCGGACAGCCTTTGCAACAGCAGACCTTTTCTTAGCTGAGAATGGACAAAATCTCGATCAAGCCAAGGGCCATGAACATGCAGAAATGATGGAGCAACTCGGGCAAGGTCATATCAGCCGCGAAGAGGCTGCGGATCACTTCCGCGAGCATTCCCGCTCTGTACAGCAGGACGAGAGATAGAGGACGGTAAATTTCACTATGGCTGTAGATTGGAATGACGAGCGGCATAAGAGAGATGCTGCAAAATCACATGCAATGACGATGGGAGCGCTTGGTAGCGCAGCATCCCCAAATGAACATTACTCTGACTTCCGATATGGGCAGCAACTTGCAGGTAAGGGCCAATCAGCGGAAACGTCAGGTGAAGGTATGGCTTTCCTTTTTGCCTTCATTTTGCTGGCAGCAGGGCTATTCCTAGCCTTCTTGGGGATTTTCAATGTTTTAAGAGGCGTTTCGGAGTGGGCTGCGTACTTCTCGGGAGATGCTCATATCATGGATATTAGAGATCAAGATTTTGGTTTCGTTCATAGGTATGACCGATATTTCCGATACAGCTCAACGGTACCGCTTATGTCGATTATTGCGGTGCTTCTATCCTCCATAGTTTGGATTTATTTTCTGCTTCGCAGCCTGTCAGGTGAAAGGCTTACATTCATCCTTTTTTCTGTTGTTTCCTTGATGCTTGTAACTGCATCGTTAACGCTGTGTGACCTTGAAACTGCGTGCAAGGCTAATGTTGTTGCATTTGACCGAGGCGATGCTTGGTACCTGCCGTCGCGTGATGGAGCTGGTTGGGGTGCTTTGTTTGGAGCTGGTTGGATACTGGGCGGGTTAGTCGGATTGCGTTTTCTAATTCAAAAAACGCGCTTGCGTCGGTTTTTTGAAAGAATTGATGCTACTGTATCTAAGCGACAAACTATCGAGCTGATTTTATCTGTGGTGTTCTTGGCATTTGCGGTTCCAGCAGGTCTTGCCTTGACCATCATACCTTTGACTACGGGACAAGGGTATATCTACTTCGCTCTGACTGCTGGTGTATCCCTTCTCATCTTATCGTGCCTTGTGATTATGGCCGTGATGAAAAGGGCGAGTTGGTGGATCGCTATTTTGTTCTTACCAGTAGCGTTCCTGTTGTCTTGGGGTGCACGCTTTTATCATTTGTACGATGAGTGCAGTGATATGCAAACAAGAGCTGGCTACGAGCTTTTGTACGATGAAACATGTGCATGGCACAAAAGTTGGAATGATCCTGAATAGACGCCCTAGCCCCTGCGTGACAACGAATTGAAGGGGCGGAGCGTCCGACCAACGGGAGGCGTCCTCTTTTCAGGATATCGCAGAAGCGATTTTAAGCGCCATAGAAGGCGATTGCAGTGCTGACTACCCATTGCCCCGCAAAAAACCCAACAGGCCACCTCTGCGCGTTTCTGTGGCTTGTGTGGGTGCGTTCTGGTTGGATATGAGAAGTGTCTTGGCCTGCTCTTGCCATTTGTCTCGTTGATCCTTGAGATCGGCAATCGTACCGTCTCGATCCTCCAGAAGCTGTTTCAGGAACTTAACTTCGGCCTCTAACCCCCCTGTAACATCTGCATTTTTTGGGGTTGCGTGCGCTAACTTTTTACCCGTTGCGTTACCCCTTTCGGGGGTTGCGTCTGATTTTATGGCTGGCCACACGCGAAACAGTTCAGCAGGATCAATCTGATACCCGCCTTCTTCCGTCTTTACTGCGGAAAGCTTGCCTTTTTTGATGGCTCTTGTGATGGTGGGGATCGACCTCCCCACCTCTTTTGCGGCCTGTGATGCCGACAGTAACGTGCCCATAATGCGCCCCTTTCGTATCCTAACAGGTTACATCCTGTTTTAGGGTAACAGGGTTGCATATTCGCACGGCTCTGGCAAATCCCCCTGATAGGGTGGAAAATCAATACATCTGTTGTTTGATCCCCGCCGCCGTGTCGTTGACGGTTTCAGGGTTGGTCTGGATGGTTTCAAGGAGCTGGTTCACCCAAACAACATAGGCAGCGGAATAGTAATCGCTGACCATGTAGGGCAGGTCATGGCTCCATTGGCCGTAGGCCATGCGCAGCCCCTTGTATTTGAACCAGAAGAAGCCTTGTTCGTCGCTTTTCTCGACCCCGCCGACCGAGTATCCCGCCCGCAAGCCTTCGGCATTGTCCCAGCTATAGCGGTATTTCCCAACGCTGATCCCGTCGCGTGTGGCGGTGATGGCGATGCGGGGGAAGATAAGACGCCAGATTCCGTAGGAGGCGGCTCCGAGAGCGGCAAACATCAGTACTATTGGAACAGGAGACCAGTATGCACCATTCAGTTTTTGCCACCGTCCTCTGACGTGTCCCCATTCTTCTTCAACGAACCCTAAAGCGAAGCCGAGAGGAGGAAGGGTCATCCAGAGAAGTGCAATCACGACTAAGCCGACGACCCACCATGTTTTGATGACAGTGGGGATCGAGGCGGTAAAGCTCTCGCCCTTCGAAAATTCGGACAGATCAGCAAAACGCGGATGCGGACGGATGGCGGCATCTGTCAGGCTATATTTGCGGGGCGGATTGATCCGCAGCATCAGGGCTTCGAATTTGTCTTCGTGCTTCATTTGGTCATCCTTAGATCAGAAAATTCGTTGTCCCAGTAATTGAGGCGGCGCATCCAGATGGGATCGCCACCAGGATAAATCACGAGCTGGGCGTTTGCCTGGCGCGAGAAGTGATAGGCCACTTCTTCGGGGGTGAGCAGGGGGGTGCCTTGAATAGATTTGGATTTTCCAGAATACCCCAAGGCTGATTGTTCGTAACTGATTTCATTTTTTGAGACTTGCATCATGGATGACAGGCCGAGGCGGTCAGAGACAAATTTCATCGTCATCATGTCGTTGAGGCCGAAAGATTGGAACAGGGAGGCATTGCCGAGGAAGGTTTGCCACCGCTTGCCATAGATGGATTCGGCTTGTGTGAAGTCCTGCCAGAATGACCAGATGCGAACGCCGTACCCTGCTAGTAAGCCCGCAGCAGTTTCGAGGGCTTTCATGTGGCCGAGAACGTGTATTTCATCGAGGATCATCAGCCCTTTGGGGTCGTCACGTGGGACAGGTGGCGTCGCTTCCACTGCCGCCAGCATCCGATTGAGGAATAGGCGGAAGAAACGAGCATGGGTGTGCAGGAAGCCCGCAGGCAGGCATAGATAGATTGATTGCCCGCCGAATTTCCATGCTTTGAGGTCAGGTTTTCTGCCCGTGTCGGACAGCATTTTTGCCATTTGTGGGGATGACAAGAACAGGATGTTTTGGCGCACCGTAGATAGGACAGAGCCGCGTTCTTCATGTCCCATGGACAAAAGCGCACCTGCCGCCGCCGCTGTGACGCCCCATGCGCGATCAGGGTCATCGAGCATGGCATCCAGAAGATCATCAAAATAGGCGTCGGGGTTTGGCTTAGGGCGTTTTCCATTTTCATCGGCTGGAGGGGATAGGGGAAGATGCAGCAGGCGGCTGACCTCGATCAGATCCCGTTTCCCCGATGGTTTGGACGCTACCCATGCGTTGAATCCTCTGAGCACGAGGCGAGCGTTTGCGCTCCAGTGGTCGTTTTCTTTGCCCTGCTCAGATACGACAAGTGCATCTGCGATGCTGTCGCAATGATCGACAAAGAGTGGATCGGCGGGATCAAGATCGGCCAGAGGGTTGAAGCCTGCTCGATACTCTTCGTCAACGTCTGCCCATCCAAATGGATCGAGCACGAATACATCTTGCCCCAAACCGCCCGCAGGAACACCACGACCACGGCCGCGGCGTTCTGCTGTTAGGGTGGCGTTTTCGCCTTTGGGATCGAGCACCAAAACCGACCCTTTGTAGATTGCGAGGTTGGGCAGGATGACCGAGACGCCTTTGCCGGCACGTGAGCCTGCTACGGTCAACAAATGCCGGTCATCATCAAGGCAAATCCATTCGCCGTTTCGGTCTTGTCCAACAAGCGGCGCCGTTGGTTTGGGTGCCCATCGTTCGGATTGCGCCAGCCCTTCGGGTGGCACCCAAAGGGCACGGGGCGCACTGTCTTTCTGCGAAATTTCACGGGGGAGGCCGCGCGGCAGGTCTTCGAAACTAATCAACGTCAATCCTCGGTTACAAATGGGTTTGTGCAACTGTTACGCGCATTAAGAAAATGTTGACCCTTATTTGTCAAACTAAGAGAGTAGCGAGATATGTTTTTACTATGTAAAAACCTCGGTCATGGGGTCTAACGCCACCCCCTAACAACCCAGCTGGTGAAAGGAGCACATGTCATGGCACGACCTAAGATCGACCCTGCCAAAAGACGCACCGAACAGGTGAGCCTTGCCCTTTCCCCTATTGAGCTTGGGAACCTCAAGACCAAAGCCAGTCAGGCCGATACGACCGTGACAGCCTTCGTCCGTGCTGCCGCGCTCGGACAGCGCGTCAGTGTCACAAAATCAACCGCGCCTGATTTTGTGACCCGTGACGAGTTACGGCGGATTGGGGTAAATCTGAACCAAATCGCCAAGGCATTGAACGCCCGCAAAGATGCGTTGCCCGCCTCGCTTGTATCCACTTGCGAGAAACTAGACGCCCTCTTTGATAGGTGGCTGGATCATGATCCCCAGAGTAGCCCGCGCAGGCCGTAGCTTTAAAGGCGCGGCGCGGTATTACCTTCACGATAAACAAGCCGACACTAACGAGCGCGTGGCGTTCATCGAGACGGTGAATTTGCCCACAGATGACGCGCATCGTGCGACCGCCCACATGATCGACACTGCCACCCATGCAGCAGAGCTGAAGCAGGCGGCAGGGATCAAAGGCGGGCGTAAGATGCAATTCCCCGTCTATTGCTATTCCTTGGCATGGCACCCGTCAGAAACGCCGACGCGCGAGGAGCAAATACAGGCCGCGCATGACACGCTCAAAACCCTTGGTATCGACGATCGGCAAGCCTTGATCGTTGGCCATCG carries:
- a CDS encoding type II toxin-antitoxin system Phd/YefM family antitoxin — its product is MTRVTATEFKNNIGAFSDAAMQEPVIITSHQRDRLVLLSADEYQRLTGTPEGVSDDRKRLIRERAEYHRNTIVELANR
- a CDS encoding type II toxin-antitoxin system death-on-curing family toxin; translation: MSEPSWLTQDDVEAIHEQMIEIGGGAHGLRDPALLESALARPQNLHAYGENDTFQLAASYAEGISRNHPFVDGNKRTAFATADLFLAENGQNLDQAKGHEHAEMMEQLGQGHISREEAADHFREHSRSVQQDER
- a CDS encoding type IV secretory system conjugative DNA transfer family protein, which encodes MISFEDLPRGLPREISQKDSAPRALWVPPEGLAQSERWAPKPTAPLVGQDRNGEWICLDDDRHLLTVAGSRAGKGVSVILPNLAIYKGSVLVLDPKGENATLTAERRGRGRGVPAGGLGQDVFVLDPFGWADVDEEYRAGFNPLADLDPADPLFVDHCDSIADALVVSEQGKENDHWSANARLVLRGFNAWVASKPSGKRDLIEVSRLLHLPLSPPADENGKRPKPNPDAYFDDLLDAMLDDPDRAWGVTAAAAGALLSMGHEERGSVLSTVRQNILFLSSPQMAKMLSDTGRKPDLKAWKFGGQSIYLCLPAGFLHTHARFFRLFLNRMLAAVEATPPVPRDDPKGLMILDEIHVLGHMKALETAAGLLAGYGVRIWSFWQDFTQAESIYGKRWQTFLGNASLFQSFGLNDMMTMKFVSDRLGLSSMMQVSKNEISYEQSALGYSGKSKSIQGTPLLTPEEVAYHFSRQANAQLVIYPGGDPIWMRRLNYWDNEFSDLRMTK
- a CDS encoding plasmid mobilization protein — protein: MARPKIDPAKRRTEQVSLALSPIELGNLKTKASQADTTVTAFVRAAALGQRVSVTKSTAPDFVTRDELRRIGVNLNQIAKALNARKDALPASLVSTCEKLDALFDRWLDHDPQSSPRRP